In Porites lutea chromosome 7, jaPorLute2.1, whole genome shotgun sequence, a single window of DNA contains:
- the LOC140944354 gene encoding 52 kDa repressor of the inhibitor of the protein kinase-like gives MSGLTVKLQKKTNDIFKAFSMVTEVKATYKRLRANLPTHFDEIYDQAVTMAEKVGVAPTAPRIAERQRHRANAPAVDPKEHYRVNVAVPFFDHIISELDDQFSSLTLRVSKLLGLVPSVIQESRVTAQQLTDLVDLYKDDLPSPQLFSSEFQRWKIMVQNGRIAADSCASSLKACDPDDFPNLYMLLKIAATLPVTTCECERSISTMRRLNNYMRCTMGESRLSSLALMHIKYDMPVNLEEIVNLFEGLHPRMMQFASLLYE, from the coding sequence ATGTCAGGTCTCACTGTTAAGCTTCAGAAGAAGACAAACGATATCTTCAAAGCTTTTTCGATGGTTACGGAGGTGAAGGCAACTTACAAACGTCTTCGCGCCAATCTTCCCACTCACTTTGACGAGATCTACGATCAAGCCGTAACCATGGCAGAGAAAGTAGGAGTTGCTCCCACAGCCCCAAGAATCGCAGAAAGACAGCGACACCGTGCCAATGCTCCAGCTGTTGACCCAAAAGAGCACTATAGGGTCAATGTCGCAGTGCCTTTCTTTGATCACATCATTTCAGAACTGGATGACCAGTTCTCAAGCTTAACACTAAGGGTCAGTAAGCTGCTTGGGCTAGTGCCCTCTGTTATTCAGGAAAGTCGGGTCACTGCTCAGCAGCTTACTGATTTAGTGGATCTTTATAAAGATGATCTGCCCTCTCCTCAGCTATTTTCCTCTGAATTTCAGAGGTGGAAAATCATGGTTCAGAACGGGCGAATTGCTGCTGATTCGTGTGCCTCGTCACTAAAAGCATGTGATCCTGACGACTTCCCTAACTTGTACATGCTCCTGAAAATTGCTGCGACCCTACCAGTGACCACTTGTGAATGTGAACGTTCCATAAGCACAATGAGGCGGTTGAACAATTACATGAGGTGCACCATGGGAGAGAGTCGGCTCTCCTCCCTGGCTCTAATGCATATCAAATATGATATGCCTGTCAATCTGGAGGAGATCGTCAATTTATTCGAGGGCCTACACCCGAGGATGATGCAGTTTGCCAGCTTGTTGTATGAATAG
- the LOC140944888 gene encoding 52 kDa repressor of the inhibitor of the protein kinase-like — MIAAQTFRESIENPSTTLTCVFDKEKEKRIEENRQILKAIARAVLYCGRQCIALRGHREKLTQSENPGNFLALLKVLSESDPVLEAHLKTGGRVTYLSPQSQNEMIEVIGKHFIQKKIVEEILEAKYYSILGDEATSHNEEKLSIVIRFVDANKDIREEFLEFKDLERTTGAAVSETLLSTLRSLNIPIEDCRGQGYDGAASMSSQRVGVQANILTHAPNAAYVHCASHCLNLVVSHACSLQPIRNMIDKITQVCLFFNYSPKRNGLLTAVIQDQHPENGKKKPLITLCATRWVARIEAYDHFYASFKYTVFALEVIAHNMHHDECPEQFYGCWQTKT; from the coding sequence ATGATCGCCGCCCAAACATTTCGAGAATCAATTGAAAATCCAAGCACTACACTGACTTGCGTATTTgacaaggaaaaggaaaaacgcATTGAAGAAAACCGTCAAATCTTGAAAGCCATTGCCAGAGCAGTGTTGTATTGTGGTCGCCAGTGTATTGCATTACGTGGCCATAGGGAAAAGCTTACTCAGTCAGAAAACCCGGGCAACTTCCTGGCATTACTGAAGGTCCTATCAGAAAGCGATCCGGTATTGGAAGCCCACCTAAAGACAGGTGGGAGAGTCACCTACCTTTCTCCGCAGTCTCAGAATGAGATGATTGAAGTGATTGGAAAGCACTTCATTCAAAAGAAGATAGTGGAAGAAATCTTAGAAGCTAAGTATTATTCAATCTTAGGTGACGAAGCTACAAGCCATAACGAGGAAAAGCTATCTATCGTTATTCGCTTCGTAGATGCCAACAAAGACATCAGGGAAGAGTTTCTGGAGTTCAAAGATTTAGAACGAACTACGGGCGCTGCAGTTTCTGAAACCTTGTTATCTACCCTGCGTTCCCTGAACATTCCTATTGAAGATTGCCGTGGCCAAGGTTATGATGGTGCAGCATCAATGAGCAGCCAAAGGGTTGGAGTCCAGGCAAATATCCTAACACACGCACCAAACGCTGCTTACGTCCACTGTGCAAGCCATTGTCTCAATCTAGTTGTATCTCATGCCTGTTCCCTTCAACCGATTCGAAACATGATTGACAAGATAACGCAAGTTTGCCTCTTTTTCAATTACAGCCCCAAGCGAAATGGTCTGCTGACTGCCGTCATCCAGGATCAACATCCTGAAAACGGGAAAAAGAAGCCTCTGATTACTCTGTGTGCAACCAGATGGGTCGCCCGTATCGAAGCCTATGATCACTTCTACGCGTCTTTCAAATATACAGTGTTTGCGTTGGAGGTCATAGCTCACAACATGCACCACGATGAGTGTCCTGAGCAGTTCTACGGCTGTTGGCAAACAAAAACCTGA